One genomic window of Parus major isolate Abel chromosome 11, Parus_major1.1, whole genome shotgun sequence includes the following:
- the DDX28 gene encoding probable ATP-dependent RNA helicase DDX28, producing MERHFLPANTVLCREGAVGPPPGVTGLSGQRGTGSPSLREPRAPGDAPRHTGSFPSERPRAAPARAPQGRGRSRGGGAVTALSRQWKKVKERSGTVRCTHPPGVAVPRLGGAGRTGASASFRRHRAAPPPHVRAAMALGRAGPALALPLLLPRRPAGSGTAAAGSPQSPGVVVRVPWALRQRLQRGAQRRRRGQGEAAAPRPGKLLLRSRRPELSQPRWQTVGRWEQPPLVSAGWKHRKAYGDYFQLEPSQEAAPALQAPPAETGQGPTFAELGLQPALLAGLERLSIGRPTAVQRLAIPALRRGRSALCAAETGSGKTLAYLLPLLERLLGRPEVTAEAAGPAAPRGLVVLPSRELAAQVGAVAAALCAPAGLAVRGLTGGGAAGGLRRQLWAPPPGPAVLLGTPGALREALRRRFLALERLRWMVLDEADALMDESFTELLEEILAHAPLAAGAPGPVGPDEERTQVVVVGATFPTGLSETLAKFTDVGRFVTLSTQSLHRLPPHVQQKFVRLKGRDKLPELLQLLKERPSSGGAVLIFCNTASTVNWLGYILDDHKIKHVRLQGQMSAAARAGIFASFQKGDVSVLVCTDLASRGLDTSSVQLVVNYDFPDTLQDYLHRAGRVGRVGSKAPGAVVSFVTHRWDVDLVRKIETAARKRTGLPGMDSTFT from the coding sequence ATGGAGCGTCATTTCCTGCCCGCAAACACAGTCCTTTGCCGGGAAGGGGCGGTGGGTCCCCCGCCAGGTGTGACAGGGCTCTCCGGGCAGCGGGGAACAGGCTCACCCAGCCTGAGGGAGCCGAGGGCGCCGGGAGATGCTCCTCGCCACACCGGCTCCTTCCCGAGCGAGAGGCCCCGCGCCGCCCCTGCCAGAGCCCCTCAGGGCCGAGGCCGCTCCCGCGGTGGCGGCGCGGTGACGGCTCTCAGCCGGCAGTGGAAAAAGGTGAAAGAACGGAGCGGCACGGTCCGGTGCACTCACCCTCCCGGCGTGGCTGTGCCGCGGCTCGGCGGGGCGGGGAGAACCGGGGCCAGCGCCTCTTTCAGGCGTCATCGGGCAGCGCCGCCGCCCCACGTGCGGGCCGCGATGGcgctgggccgggccgggccggcgcTCGCCCtcccgctgctgctgcctcgGCGGCCGGCGGGCAGCGGAACAGCGGCGGCGGGGAGCCCGCAGTCCCCCGGGGTCGTGGTGCGCGTCCCCTGGGCCCTACGGCAGCGCCTGCAGCGGGGCGCGCAGCGCCGGCGGCGCGGGCAGGGAGAGGCGGCGGCGCCGCGTCCCGGGAAGCTTCTGCTGCGGAGCCGGCGGCCGGAGCTGAGCCAGCCCCGCTGGCAGACGGTGGGGCGCTGGGAGCAGCCGCCCTTGGTGTCGGCGGGCTGGAAGCACCGGAAGGCGTACGGGGATTACTTCCAGCTGGAGCCCTCGCAGGAGGCGGCTCCCGCACTGCAGGCGCCGCCGGCTGAGACGGGACAGGGCCCGACCTTCGccgagctggggctgcagccgGCGCTGCTGGCCGGCCTGGAGCGGCTCTCCATCGGCCGGCCCACGGCCGTGCAGCGTCTCGCCATCCCCGCGCTGCGCCGCGGCCGCAGCGCGCTGTGCGCCGCCGAGACGGGCAGCGGGAAGACGCTGGCGTACCTGCTGCCGCTGCTGGAGCGCCTGCTCGGCCGCCCCGAGGTGACGGCggaggcggcggggccggcggcgccCCGTGGGCTGGTGGTGCTGCCCTCACGGGAGCTGGCGGCGCAGGTGGGCGCGGTGGCGGCGGCGCTGTGCGCGCCCGCGGGGCTGGCGGTGCGCGGCCTCACGGGCGGTGGGGCCGCGGGCGGGCTGCGGAGGCAGCTGTGGGCGCCGCCGCCGGGCCCCGCCGTGCTGCTGGGCACCCCCGGAGCGCTGCGGGAGGCGCTGCGGCGGCGCTTCCTGGCCCTGGAGAGGCTGCGCTGGATGGTGCTGGACGAGGCGGACGCGCTGATGGACGAGTCCTTCacggagctgctggaggagatcCTGGCACACGCGCCGCTGGCCGCCGGCGCACCCGGGCCAGTCGGTCCCGACGAGGAGAGGACGCAGGTGGTGGTGGTCGGAGCCACCTTCCCCACGGGGCTCAGCGAGACGCTGGCGAAGTTCACTGACGTGGGCCGGTTTGTCACCCTCAGCACCCAGAGCCTGCACCGCCTGCCGCCTCACGTCCAGCAGAAGTTTGTCCGCCTCAAAGGCCGGGACAAGCTGCCCgaactgctgcagctgctcaagGAGCGCCCGTCATCTGGCGGGGCTGTTCTCATCTTCTGCAACACTGCCAGCACTGTCAACTGGCTGGGCTATATCCTGGACGACCACAAAATCAAGCACGTGAGGCTGCAGGGTCAGATGTCAGCAGCTGCTAGAGCTGGCATCTTTGCCTCTTTCCAGAAGGGTGACGTGTCTGTCCTCGTCTGCACTGACCTTGCCTCGCGGGGGCTGGACACCAGCAGTGTGCAGCTGGTGGTCAACTATGACTTCCCAGACACCTTACAGGACTACTTGCACCGTGCTGGGAGAGTTGGTCGGGTTGGGAGCAAGGCACCTGGAGCTGTGGTTAGTTTTGTCACCCATCGGTGGGATGTGGACCTGGTACGGAAAATAGAGACTGCAGCCCGAAAAAGGACAGGTCTCCCAGGAATGGACTCTACCTTCACCTAA
- the LOC107209628 gene encoding galanin receptor type 1-like, whose protein sequence is MEEQENNFVLSLGANTSSRCSLEMNQTEAPMCWAGATRGGPEVVIVPVLFGLIFLLGMVGNTLVLVVLGRLRPGGRPSRSATNIFILNLSIADFSFLLFCVPFQATIYSLPEWIFGAFFCKWVHYLAMATMLVSIFTLVAMSVDRYIAVVHAKRSPCIRSKRNAALGVAVIWLLSLLIAIPVAQHQALMSGHQQAPNSSFCWEHWANGSTAKQMYKITILLVGYLLPLLLITCCYAKVLYHLHTKVKNISKKSERSKKKTAQTVLLVVAVFLLSWLPHHIITMWAEFGHFPLNNISFTFRIISHCLAYGNSCINPILYAFLSENFRKACRQVFTCKLFLRPVSAEKLARVRMENFSTTHSTTNV, encoded by the exons atggaggagcaggaaaacaacTTTGTGCTTTCCCTTGGAGCCAACACCAGCAGCAGGTGCAGCCTTGAGATGAACCAAACAGAGGCCCCAatgtgctgggcaggagcaaCCAGGGGTGGCCCAGAGGTGGTGATTGTACCGGTGCTTTTTGGGttgatttttctgctgggaaTGGTGGGAAACACGTTAGTGTTGGTTGTTTTGGGGCGTCTCCGGCCTGGGGGACGCCCATCACGCAGTGCCACCAATATCTTCATCCTGAACTTAAGCATTGCAGActtctcctttctgctcttctgcGTTCCCTTCCAGGCCACCATCTACTCCCTGCCAGAGTGGATCTTCGGTGCCTTCTTTTGCAAGTGGGTTCACTACTTGGCCATGGCTACAATGCTGGTCAGCATCTTCACTCTGGTGGCCATGTCTGTGGACAGATACATTGCTGTGGTCCATGCCAAACGCTCGCCCTGCATCCGCAGCAAGCGCAATGCTGCCCTCGGCGTGGCTGTCATCTGGCTGCTGTCTCTCCTCATTGCCATCCCCGTGGCCCAGCACCAGGCCCTCATGAGTGGCCATCAGCAAGCACCCAACAGCTCTttctgctgggagcactgggcaaACGGTTCCACAGCCAAGCAGATGTACAAGATTACCATCCTGCTGGTGGGATacctcctgcccctgctgctcaTCACCTGCTGCTATGCCAAG gTTTTATACCATCTCCATACGAAAGTAAAGAACATTTCCAAGAAGTCAGAGAGATCAAAGAAGAAG ACAGCGCAGACAGTGCTTCTCGTGGTTGCTGtgttcctgctctcctggctgccacaCCACATCATCACCATGTGGGCAGAGTTTGGGCACTTTCCCCTGAACAACATCTCCTTCACCTTCCGCATCATCTCTCACTGCTTGGCCTACGGGAACTCTTGCATCAACCCCATCCTTTACGCTTTCCTCTCGGAGAATTTCCGCAAGGCCTGCCGGCAAGTCTTCACCTGCAAGCTCTTCCTGCGGCCGGTTTCCGCTGAGAAACTGGCCAGAGTGCGCATGGAGAACTTCTCTACCACACACTCCACCACAAACGTGTAA